Genomic window (Acidobacteriota bacterium):
CCACACGTTGGAGGTCACGCAACTGGCCCGCACGGTTGCCCGAGCCCTCCGACTCAACGAGGACCTGGTGGAGGCGATCGGGCTGGCCCACGATCTAGGTCAACCACCGTTCGGTCCCGTCGGCACCCGCGCTCTCGACGATATCGTCGGTGGGCGTCTCGACGGTCGTGGCGGACCCGGTCTCGGTGATCTCGGTGGTTTCCGACGAAGCTGGCAGTCGCTTCGAGTCGTGGACAGTCTGGAAAAGCGATACGACCATCCGGGTCTCAATCTCACCGACCCGGTCCGAGAAGGCGTCGTCAAGTGCGCGCCGGTGCCGGACCCACCTCCGTGGGAGAGTCTCGGTCTGCGACGGGGCTGCGGGGTTCATCTCGAGGGGCAGGTCGTACGCGTCGCGGACCGGATCGCCACCGCGCTCCACGATCTCGACGACGGCCTACAGTCCGGACAGTTGGAGCTGTCGCGGGTCGAGCGACTCGACTCGGTTCGGCAACTGCGCCGGAAGCTCGGCGATCGCTACCCGTCCCGAGGGAGCCGGTTCGCCCGCATCAACTCGCTCCACAGGGGATTCGTTCATCTGCTCGTGACCGGAGCCGTGGTCGCCAGCGGGCGACGCCTCAAGCGGTTGATCGCCGATCAAGAGATCGAATCGGCGGAGCAACTGTCGACGGTTCGTGATGAGATCATTGACGGCACCGAGATTCGATTGCCGCCCTCCGCGCGACGGGTTCTGGAGCAGATCGAGCAGTTCCTCGAGGGACGCGTTCGCTCGACACGCGAGGCGGACCAGGTCGAGGCGACAGGACGCCGGGTCATCCTCGGGCTCTTCGCCGCCTACTGGTCCGACCCGACGCTCCTCGATGACCACGTGTTGCTTCGATTCCGCGAGGCAACGGGGGTGCGATACCTTCGGGATATCCCACGGGAGCGTCGAGCGGGGGAGATACGCGAGGTCTACCAGCAGGGATCCCAGTATGTGACGGTCCTGATCGACCATCTGGCAGCCATGACCGACACTTACGCGGTCCGCGAACACCGTCGCCTGCTGTCGATGGCTGCCGTACCGATCCCCGGCGCCGAGCGGCTACGTTTCGAATCCGAGTCTCTGGCTCCATATCCGGACACCCCTCGACCGCCCTCAACCGATAGAATGGACTGATCCTCAAATCCAAGAGCAACATCCAGTAAGTGAGATAGTCAAGATGAACAACAAGACCCTTCGCGAAACGGACCCCGGCGTCGCCGACGCCCTGGAGGGCGAGGCCCGACGTCAGGCCGAGGGCCTGGAGTTGATCGCATCGGAAAACTTCGTCAGCGAGGCAGTTCTCGAGGCGATGGGTTCGGTCCTTACCAACAAGTACGCCGAGGGGTATCCGGGGCGTCGTTACTACGGGGGATGCGAGTACTCGGATCAGGTCGAGAGGCTCGCCCGGGATCGTGCCAAGCAGCTGTTCGATGCTGAGTACGCAAATGTCCAACCGCACTCGGGGAGTCAGGCAAACCAGGCGGTCTATTTCAGCGTTCTGAAGCCCGGCGACACGGTCCTCGGCATGGATCTCGCCCACGGTGGACACCTCACACACGGTCATCCCCTCAATCTCTCCGGCCAGCTGTTCAAGTTCGTGGGCTACGGCGTCCGTCGTGAGGATGAACAGATCGACTATGACGGACTCCTCGACCTGGCGAAGGAGCACCGACCGAAGTTGATTGTCTGCGGCGCGTCTGCGTACTCACGGACGATCGACTTTGAACGGATCGCGCAGATCGCCGCGGAAGTCGGTGCACCCGTGATGGCGGACATCGCACACATCGCGGGTCTCGTCGCGGCCGGCGCTCACCCAAGTCCCGTGCCGCACTGCGAATACGTCACCACGACCACTCACAAGACATTACGAGGGCCCCGCGGAGGGTTGATCGTCAGCCGCAAGAAATTCGCCAAGGCCATCAATCGAACGGTCTTCCCGGGGTTGCAGGGTGGCCCCTTCATGCACGTCATCGCCGCCAAGGCGGTCGCGTTCCACGAGGCATTGCAGCCGACCTATGCCGACTACATCGGTCAGGTGGTCAAGAACGCCAGCACGCTTGCGGAGCGGATGGCAGGCCACGGATTCCGACTCGTCTCCGGCGGGACCGACAACCATCTCTTCCTCCTGGATGTCTTCTCGAAGGGGATCACCGGCAAGGAGGCCGAGGAGGCTCTGGAGGCGGCGGGGATTACGGTGAACAAGAACGCAATTCCGTTCGACCAGAATCCGCCGATGGTGGCCAGCGGGCTCCGGATTGGAACGCCGGCGCTGACCAGTCGAGGGATGGATCAGGACGCCATGGAGACGGTCGGCGACCTGATCGCCAGAGTCCTGGACAACCGCGACGACCCCGAGCAGCTGAAATCGATCCGACGACAGGTCGCGGAGTTCTCGTCGGCGTACCCGCTCTATGCCGGCCGCTTACAGATCGCCTGAGCCGGCAGCGACGTAGACGAACCGACCGGTGAAAACGCTCGATCGATTCTTCTCTCTGGATGGAGAGCTCGCCCGCGCCATCGAGGGCTACGAAGAGCGGCAGGGGCAGCGGCAGATGGCCGAGACCGTTGCCCAGACTCTCGAGCGCGGGGGGGTTCGCCTGATCGAGGCCGCGACGGGCACGGGCAAGACGCTGGCCTATCTCTTGCCGCTGATCCTCTCCGGTCGTCGGGTCATCATCTCGACCGGAACCCTTAACCTGCAGGATCAGATCGACCAGAAAGACCTTCCGTTCGTGCGGGACAAACTTGGACTCAACGTCGATTGGCGAGTGATGAAGGGGCGAGACAATTACCTCTGTCGCTATCGCCTTGCGGAGTTCGCCCGTCAGCCGCTCCTTCGAGATGCAAGCGAGGCCCGGCATGTCGACACGGTCGTCGCCTGGGCAGGCGAGACCGAGTCCGGGGATCGCGCCGAACTCAAGGGGCTACCCGAGCGACTTCAATTCTGGCGGGATATCAACGCTCGCGCCGATACGTGCACCGGCAGCCGCTGCCCGGAGTACGAGAACTGTTGGTTGACCCGCGTCAAGCGAGAGGCACAGCAGACCAACATCGTCATCGTGAACCACCACCTGTTCTTTGCGGATCTTGCTGTTCGTTCGGAGTTTGGTTCCGTCTTGCCAGAGTACGACACGGTCGTCTTCGATGAGGCGCACCTTCTCGAGGAAGTTGCGACCCTCTACTTCGGGATCCAGGTGTCCACGAACCAGATCGAGGAGTTGGCCCGTGACGCGGAGAAGCTCTCGGCTGCCGGCGGTGGGCCAAAGGTCAACGGCGCGGGTGCGGGGCCCCTGCGTGAGGCCGCACGGGAATTCTTCATGCCGTTGCAGGGACGCCTCAGAGACGCCATCGGACGGATTCGTTTCGATCCTCCAGGCCACGGCGGCGCAGACCTCGAGGCCGAGTGGGCGGTCCTGTCCCACGCACTCGATGAGGTCTCGCGGCAATCGGCCGCGCTCGAAACGGGTGCCGAGACCGTCGAGTCGCTCCCGCGTCGCTGCGAGACGATCCGTGTTGCGTTGCAGAACATCGTGCCGCGCGACGATCCGGGGACCGTTTACGGCATCGAGATGCGTGGGAGGGCATCGGTCGTCCTGACCGCGTCGCCGATCGATGTGGCGGACACGCTTCGCGAGCGGCTCTTCGAGCGAGTTGACGCCGCGGTCCTTACATCGGCGACCCTTGCTATCGGCGGCAAGTTCGACTTCTATCGTCAGCGGTTGGGTGTCGATGACGCGGAAGGGACAATCGTCCCCTCGTCTTTTGATTACGAGACGCAGGCCGCACTCTACCTGCCACCCCACATGCCCGAGCCACGCGAGCCCCAGTACTTCGACCGTGCCCTGGACGAGATTATCGCTCTGCTGGAACTTAGCGGCGGGCGGGCGTTTCTCTTGTTCACGTCCCACGCACAGATGAATCGTGTGCACGAACGGCTCTCTGAATACGAGCGATGGCCGCTCCTGTTGCAGGGGCAAGGCAGTAAGGCCGGCCTGATCGAGACGTTCCGCACGACCGATCGGGCGGTGCTCCTCGGTACGACGTCGTTCTGGCAGGGTGTGGACGTCGCCGGCCCGGCGTTGTCGCTGGTCGTGATCGACAAGCTCCCGTTTGACGTTCCCAGCGATCCGCTGGTGGCGGCTCGGATCGAACGACTACGGGACCAGGGACAGAACCCGTTCATGGAATACCAGTTGCCGATGGCGGTGTTGGATCTCAAGCAGGGACTCGGCAGGCTGCTGCGAGGACGCGAGGACCGTGGCGTACTGGCGGTGCTTGACGGCCGTCTCGTGAGTCGCCGGTACGGCAAGGTGTTCCTCGAGTCGCTGCCACCCTACAGCCGCTTCCGTGACCGTGAACCGCTTGCCGGGTTTTTTCGCTGAGTCCCTACGCTGCTATCATCAGCGCCCCAGAGCAAGGAGCTCCCATGCGACGTCAGATCCCGCTTCTGATTCTGATCGCGTTGTGCACGATCTCGTGCTCGACGCACGAGCCCGTACGCGACGATTCGATCACTCGGGCCAGGGACCTCGCCCGTCGGG
Coding sequences:
- a CDS encoding ATP-dependent DNA helicase encodes the protein MKTLDRFFSLDGELARAIEGYEERQGQRQMAETVAQTLERGGVRLIEAATGTGKTLAYLLPLILSGRRVIISTGTLNLQDQIDQKDLPFVRDKLGLNVDWRVMKGRDNYLCRYRLAEFARQPLLRDASEARHVDTVVAWAGETESGDRAELKGLPERLQFWRDINARADTCTGSRCPEYENCWLTRVKREAQQTNIVIVNHHLFFADLAVRSEFGSVLPEYDTVVFDEAHLLEEVATLYFGIQVSTNQIEELARDAEKLSAAGGGPKVNGAGAGPLREAAREFFMPLQGRLRDAIGRIRFDPPGHGGADLEAEWAVLSHALDEVSRQSAALETGAETVESLPRRCETIRVALQNIVPRDDPGTVYGIEMRGRASVVLTASPIDVADTLRERLFERVDAAVLTSATLAIGGKFDFYRQRLGVDDAEGTIVPSSFDYETQAALYLPPHMPEPREPQYFDRALDEIIALLELSGGRAFLLFTSHAQMNRVHERLSEYERWPLLLQGQGSKAGLIETFRTTDRAVLLGTTSFWQGVDVAGPALSLVVIDKLPFDVPSDPLVAARIERLRDQGQNPFMEYQLPMAVLDLKQGLGRLLRGREDRGVLAVLDGRLVSRRYGKVFLESLPPYSRFRDREPLAGFFR
- a CDS encoding serine hydroxymethyltransferase, translating into MNNKTLRETDPGVADALEGEARRQAEGLELIASENFVSEAVLEAMGSVLTNKYAEGYPGRRYYGGCEYSDQVERLARDRAKQLFDAEYANVQPHSGSQANQAVYFSVLKPGDTVLGMDLAHGGHLTHGHPLNLSGQLFKFVGYGVRREDEQIDYDGLLDLAKEHRPKLIVCGASAYSRTIDFERIAQIAAEVGAPVMADIAHIAGLVAAGAHPSPVPHCEYVTTTTHKTLRGPRGGLIVSRKKFAKAINRTVFPGLQGGPFMHVIAAKAVAFHEALQPTYADYIGQVVKNASTLAERMAGHGFRLVSGGTDNHLFLLDVFSKGITGKEAEEALEAAGITVNKNAIPFDQNPPMVASGLRIGTPALTSRGMDQDAMETVGDLIARVLDNRDDPEQLKSIRRQVAEFSSAYPLYAGRLQIA
- a CDS encoding HD domain-containing protein gives rise to the protein MADSVRQRFEQEEDARLAIYAWRSADADRRMPVENEGRLYDYRSRFQRDRDRVVYSRAFRRLRQKAQAGMLPEYEDHRRNRLTHTLEVTQLARTVARALRLNEDLVEAIGLAHDLGQPPFGPVGTRALDDIVGGRLDGRGGPGLGDLGGFRRSWQSLRVVDSLEKRYDHPGLNLTDPVREGVVKCAPVPDPPPWESLGLRRGCGVHLEGQVVRVADRIATALHDLDDGLQSGQLELSRVERLDSVRQLRRKLGDRYPSRGSRFARINSLHRGFVHLLVTGAVVASGRRLKRLIADQEIESAEQLSTVRDEIIDGTEIRLPPSARRVLEQIEQFLEGRVRSTREADQVEATGRRVILGLFAAYWSDPTLLDDHVLLRFREATGVRYLRDIPRERRAGEIREVYQQGSQYVTVLIDHLAAMTDTYAVREHRRLLSMAAVPIPGAERLRFESESLAPYPDTPRPPSTDRMD